A single region of the Mugil cephalus isolate CIBA_MC_2020 chromosome 4, CIBA_Mcephalus_1.1, whole genome shotgun sequence genome encodes:
- the frs3 gene encoding fibroblast growth factor receptor substrate 2: MGSCWSCLYRDPIRDNHLTKFKVTNVDDEGNELGSGIMELTQTELILHTRKRDAIRWPYLCLRRYGYDSNLFSFESGRRCQTGQGIFAFKCSRAEEIFNLLQELMQCNSINVVEESMMMSRGGHTPEMDMSRTPQTPNTPAFPVQAFPNGFPGYPIRGESSQPSLADDHGHSLMGLEDQTHTYVNTVSMEGDLSMRHCVHSLPEVRPSTFPETTRGAMPVGGQGNPPSNLRCCPLEEHKDPQVFMQPSSQEVKFMLGPTPAQRHLLERERERERERHGLNPHNLQPVEGAAGSETEGDEPSMHLCNSHSYHHFHHHMHRHPGHEHPDGCQGTELTYENINGLRSGRKQRLSPSSVSQSVGSSSSSSTGDSHSHSLLHSHTHGGSSSLPPQGYPCERGMGGGHRRTALLNYENLPSLPPVWEYSALQRDDEQEEDDDDQDEEEYEEEEEDFDEYEFSEGPGTPNGYHQDSRGIHRDALQNYVNTEQVQPSRLRHACPPHPRPCQPDRGGRIFSFDFRRRSRSGVGGCEHGHMPPSRQLNYIQVDLEGEPPCQGLSSGGAQNQPQHQRLPPKKCGPQAPRRSECYAVIDLKKTAAMSNLQKALPRDDGTSRKTRHNSTDLPL, translated from the exons ATGGGGAGCTGTTGGAGCTGTCTGTATAGAGACCCCATCCGAGACAACCATCTCACCAAATTTAAG GTCACCAATGTGGATGATGAGGGCAACGAGCTGGGCTCTGGTATCATGGAGCTCACCCAGACCGAGCTCATTCTTCACACACGTAAAAGAGACGCCATCCGGTGGCCGTATCTCTGCCTGCGACGCTACGGCTATGACTCCAACCTGTTTTCTTTCGAGAGCGGCCGCCGCTGTCAGACTGGGCAGG GAATCTTTGCATTCAAGTGTTCCCGGGCAGAAGAGATTTTCAATCTGCTCCAGGAGCTGATGCAATGTAACAGCATCAACGTGGTGGAGGAGTCAATGATGATGAGTCGCGGTGGCCACACACCAGAGATGGACATGTCTCGCACACCACAGACTCCCAAca CTCCAGCATTTCCTGTCCAAGCTTTCCCAAATGGATTCCCTGGTTATCCAATCAGAGGCGAATCCTCCCAACCCTCTCTTGCCGATGATCATGGACATAGCCTCATGGGTCTGGAAGACCAG ACCCACACTTATGTAAATACCGTGAGTATGGAGGGGGATCTCTCTATGCGCCACTGTGTGCACTCTCTACCTGAAGTACGGCCCAGCACCTTTCCTGAAACAACGCGGGGAGCCATGCCTGTCGGGGGCCAAGGAAATCCACCGTCCAACCTGCGCTGCTGTCCCCTTGAGGAACATAAAGATCCCCAGGTGTTCATGCAGCCCTCTTCGCAGGAGGTCAAGTTCATGCTGGGCCCCACTCCAGCAcagcgccatctgctggagagagagagggagagagagagggagaggcatgGGCTCAATCCTCACAACCTTCAGCCAGTAGAGGGTGCTGCAGGCTCAGAGACGGAAGGGGACGAGCCGTCTATGCACCTGTGCAACTCTCACTCCTATCACCATTTCCATCACCACATGCACCGGCACCCGGGCCACGAGCATCCGGACGGCTGCCAGGGCACCGAGCTCACCTACGAGAACATCAACGGCCTGCGGAGCGGCCGCAAGCAGCGCCTGAGTCCCAGCAGCGTGTCGCAGTCTGTGGgctcaagcagcagcagcagcactggagACAGCCACTCCCACTCCCTCCTGCACTCGCACACCCACGGCGGCTCATCATCTTTGCCCCCGCAGGGCTACCCCTGTGAGAGAGGCATGGGCGGAGGCCATCGACGGACAGCTCTGCTCAACTACGAGAACCTACCGTCTCTGCCCCCGGTGTGGGAGTACAGCGCTCTGCAGCGGGACGacgagcaggaggaggacgatgacgatcaggacgaggaggagtacgaggaagaagaggaagacttTGATGAGTACGAGTTCTCGGAAGGCCCTGGGACGCCCAATGGGTACCACCAGGACAGTCGGGGCATCCACAGAGATGCCCTGCAGAACTATGTCAACACAGAGCAGGTCCAGCCTTCTCGGCTACGACACGCCTGCCCCCCGCACCCACGGCCGTGTCAGCCAGACAGAGGGGGGCGcatatttagttttgatttCCGCAGACGATCGAGGTCAGGGGTTGGAGGCTGTGAGCACGGCCACATGCCTCCATCGCGGCAGCTGAATTACATCCAGGTGGACCTGGAGGGAGAGCCTCCCTGCCAGGGCCTCAGCAGCGGGGGTGCCCAGAACCAGCCACAGCACCAGCGCCTACCACCCAAAAAATGTGGTCCGCAGGCACCCCGGCGCAGTGAATGCTACGCCGTCATCGACCTAAAGAAGACCGCTGCCATGTCCAACCTGCAGAAAGCTCTGCCCAGGGATGATGGGACTTCCAGAAAGACTCGCCACAACAGCACAGACCTGCCTCTGTAA
- the tspo gene encoding translocator protein, whose protein sequence is MWKAMVGMTALPHLGGFYGGYITRKEVKDWYPTLQKPSWRPPNAAFPIVWTCLYTGMGYGSYLVWKELGGFTEDALVPLGLYGAQLALNWAWTPIFFGAHKLKWALFEIVLLTGTVAATMVSWYPISRTATLLMAPYLSWLGLATALNYCIWRDNPDTKEE, encoded by the exons ATGTGGAAGGCTATGGTAGGGATGACCGCCCTCCCACACTTGGGAGGGTTCTATGGCGGTTACATCACACGCAAAGAGGTGAAGGACTGGTACCCGACACTGCAGAAACCGTCATGGCGCCCACCGAATGCTGCATTCCCCATAGTGTGGACCTGCCTGTACACAGGCATGGG CTATGGTTCCTACCTGGTGTGGAAAGAGCTTGGAGGTTTCACTGAGGACGCGCTGGTTCCTCTGGGACTTTATGGGGCACAACTGGCTTTGAACTGGGCCTGGACTCCTATTTTCTTTGGCGCACACAAGCTGAAATGG GCTCTGTTTGAGATTGTGCTCCTCACTGGGACCGTGGCAGCCACCATGGTGTCCTGGTATCCCATCAGCCGCACTGCTACTCTGCTCATGGCGCCATATCTGTCCTGGCTGGGCCTCGCCACTGCCCTCAACTACTGCATATGGAGAGACAACCCTGACACTAAAGAAGAGTAG
- the LOC125006096 gene encoding ubiquinol-cytochrome-c reductase complex assembly factor 2, whose protein sequence is MSATRYRRFLKLCEEWPLDEARKGRDLGTVLRQRVALAFREGEITQISDPEKCDQMYESLARINGNVYRQRFPRVRDTSFTGVTVEECKLLLSGSKQPTDKEKKDLWKALTQRVSSKSPEDSPEKAPEK, encoded by the exons ATGTCTGCGACCAGGTACCGTCGGTTTCTGAAGCTGTGCGAGGAATGGCCCCTGGACGAGGCCAGGAAGGGTCGTGATTTGGGGACGGTCCTGCGGCAGAGGGTCGCTTTAGCCTTCCGCGAGGGTGAAATCACACAG ATCTCAGATCCAGAGAAATGTGACCAGATGTATGAAAGCTTGGCTCGCATTAATGGCAACGTATACAGACAACGG TTTCCACGCGTGAGAGACACGAGCTTCACTGGAGTCACCGTGGAGGAGTGTAAATTGCTGTTGTCAG GGAGTAAGCAGCCGACggacaaggaaaaaaaggatttgTGGAAGGCGTTAACGCAGAGAGTGTCTTCCAAATCACCAGAGGACAGTCCAGAGAAAGCTCCggaaaaataa
- the c4h1orf74 gene encoding UPF0739 protein C1orf74 homolog, with protein MSTQELFVAAARKYLCTGRKSLSAPQSLDLAAQVSAVDLGLKPALLYDSNGACAEQLQQYLSSLQSLQLVSESLLTLDLSGNSIVVNPVTVRSHLEKVLSDGNVAVIDVCHSLDKPSISDPLRGELQRMTQDLLLLLGPTQRLQEDGKLLNAGEKCEEWNLCTVFGLLLGYPVTYWFDQTKSFENCLSMTPLSVTTASATWHVNTAAHKCRLYSFSVPAALHEKTQSNLENWRHRLQERFEQQHVLKDLTISQSIVTLSSVCL; from the coding sequence ATGTCCACCCAGGAGCTCTTTGTTGCTGCAGCTCGTAAATATCTGTGCACCGGTAGAaaatctctctctgctcctcagaGTCTGGACCTGGCCGCTCAGGTCTCAGCCGTTGATTTGGGGCTGAAGCCCGCCCTCTTGTATGACAGCAACGGCGCCTGtgcagagcagctgcagcagtatTTGAGCTCTTTGCAGTCTCTCCAGCTCGTGTCTGAATCGCTTCTCACTCTGGATTTAAGTGGAAACAGCATTGTTGTGAATCCAGTTACAGTCAGGTCGCATCTAGAGAAGGTGCTCAGCGACGGCAACGTGGCTGTGATTGACGTCTGCCACTCTCTGGATAAGCCGTCCATCAGCGATCCGCTGAGAGGAGAGCTTCAGAGAATGACACAAGATTTACTGCTGCTTCTGGGCCCAACTCAACGTCTGCAGGAGGATGGAAAACTCCTTAATGCTGGGGAGAAATGTGAGGAGTGGAACCTGTGCACAGTGTTTGGTCTTTTATTGGGCTACCCCGTCACCTACTGGTTCGACCAGACCAAGAGCTTTGAAAACTGTTTGTCTATGACTCCGCTGAGTGTGACCACAGCTTCGGCAACGTGGCACGTCAACACCGCAGCTCACAAATGTCGTCTGTATTCCTTCAGCGTCCCAGCTGCTCTGCATGAAAAGACGCAGTCCAACCTGGAAAACTGGAGGCACCGTCTGCAAGAGAGATTTGAGCAGCAGCACGTCCTAAAAGATCTCACCATCAGCCAGTCCATAGTCACTTTGTCCTCGGTCTGTTTGTGA